The Metabacillus litoralis genome contains a region encoding:
- the cbpA gene encoding cyclic di-AMP binding protein CbpA yields MKVRYHYVKKADVRFCDISCTVKEAYDYLKETGYRSIPVLKNEGKIFVGFIYKVHLLEHYVEHNGKESDPIEPLVQNQDAYIYEEDSFFKTFLTIRRLPFLAVLNEEKEFSGIITHSNIMDVLEDSFGMKTGGVLLTVGTKEHKGAIKDLVTAVKDINIEGLLTMDNGDKYIRRIILNLSGDLSEKKLQKVIKKLEDKEFRVTSVDRIDHK; encoded by the coding sequence ATGAAGGTTCGTTATCACTATGTAAAGAAAGCTGATGTGAGATTCTGTGATATTAGCTGTACAGTAAAAGAAGCATATGATTATCTAAAGGAAACAGGTTACCGTTCTATTCCGGTTTTAAAAAATGAAGGTAAAATCTTTGTTGGTTTTATTTATAAAGTACATTTGCTTGAGCATTATGTAGAGCATAATGGTAAAGAAAGTGATCCGATTGAACCGTTAGTGCAGAATCAAGATGCCTACATATACGAAGAGGACTCATTTTTTAAGACTTTCTTAACGATTCGACGACTTCCATTTTTAGCAGTATTAAATGAAGAGAAGGAATTCTCAGGAATTATTACTCACTCAAATATAATGGATGTCTTGGAAGATTCATTTGGGATGAAAACGGGTGGTGTCCTTCTTACAGTTGGAACTAAGGAGCATAAAGGGGCTATAAAGGATTTAGTAACTGCTGTTAAGGATATTAATATAGAAGGCCTGTTAACAATGGATAATGGTGATAAATATATTAGAAGAATTATTCTAAATTTGTCTGGTGATTTATCAGAGAAAAAGTTACAGAAGGTTATTAAAAAACTAGAAGATAAAGAATTCAGAGTTACCTCTGTTGATCGTATTGATCATAAATAG
- a CDS encoding divergent polysaccharide deacetylase family protein, which produces MKKCMISLILLLSIPIATFAQTSTIERQVAIVIDDLGNGMRGTEQILSLPIQLTVAVMPFLPTTKKDANLANEKGHEVIVHLPMEPLHGKKSWLGPGAITTDLSNKEIRKRVNDAIDDVPHAVGMNNHMGSKVTADARVMKIILEVCKERGLYYLDSKTTGKSVVESIAKQLEVPYLENELFFDEQYTTSHITKQANLLMNRIEKDHEIIAIGHVGIAGEKTASVLKQYVPLVKEKAETVTLSKLFFDPEDITNLE; this is translated from the coding sequence ATGAAAAAATGTATGATCAGTTTGATTCTTCTTCTTTCTATACCGATTGCAACATTCGCTCAAACTAGCACCATTGAAAGACAGGTAGCCATAGTTATTGATGACCTAGGGAATGGAATGAGAGGTACTGAACAAATCCTATCTTTACCTATTCAATTAACAGTAGCGGTTATGCCATTTTTACCCACAACAAAAAAAGACGCAAATCTGGCCAATGAAAAAGGTCATGAGGTTATTGTTCATCTTCCAATGGAGCCTTTACATGGAAAAAAGAGCTGGCTTGGTCCCGGAGCTATTACAACAGATTTATCAAATAAAGAAATTAGAAAAAGAGTAAATGATGCAATTGATGATGTCCCCCATGCAGTTGGAATGAACAATCATATGGGCTCTAAAGTTACAGCAGATGCTAGGGTAATGAAAATTATATTAGAGGTATGTAAGGAAAGAGGACTTTATTATCTAGATAGCAAGACCACTGGGAAAAGTGTCGTTGAATCAATAGCGAAACAATTAGAGGTTCCTTATTTGGAGAATGAGCTATTTTTTGATGAACAATATACAACAAGCCACATTACAAAGCAAGCTAATTTACTAATGAATCGGATTGAAAAAGATCATGAAATAATTGCAATAGGACATGTAGGAATAGCTGGGGAGAAAACAGCATCTGTTTTAAAGCAATATGTACCCCTAGTGAAAGAAAAAGCAGAAACGGTTACACTATCAAAATTATTCTTCGACCCTGAAGACATAACAAACTTAGAGTGA
- a CDS encoding aspartyl-phosphate phosphatase Spo0E family protein, with translation MNNDSLKTKLLETINIKRKEMIETANKEGYTSELAVQCSQDLDLLLNEYQQMLIEEKKPKVAPFQDLVHSMKLFTYTDRYSY, from the coding sequence ATGAATAATGATTCTTTAAAAACAAAGCTTCTTGAAACAATTAATATAAAAAGGAAAGAAATGATTGAAACGGCTAATAAAGAAGGATATACAAGTGAATTGGCTGTTCAATGTAGTCAAGATTTGGACTTGCTTTTAAATGAATATCAACAGATGTTAATAGAAGAGAAAAAACCTAAAGTTGCCCCTTTTCAAGATTTAGTTCATTCAATGAAGTTATTTACGTATACAGACAGATATTCTTATTGA
- a CDS encoding ZIP family metal transporter: MSDVLLGSVLSALSTGLGAVPILFLQRTITHRWRDILLAFTAGIMMTAAMLGLIPESLNYGGILEVSIGLFLGVLILTSLERAIPHIDLEHTKSGIKFDEKAMLIIAAITLHNIPEGLSVGVSYASSVSETGNLIAFAIGLQNAPEGFLVALFLINQNINRGKAFLIATATGAVEIVASLLGFYLTSFVAFLVPYGLAFAAGAMLFIIYKELIPESHGDGNEQFATYSFIVGILCMVILINSF, from the coding sequence ATGTCAGATGTTTTATTGGGAAGTGTATTATCTGCATTATCTACAGGATTAGGTGCAGTACCTATCTTATTTCTTCAAAGAACGATTACGCATCGCTGGAGAGATATTTTATTAGCCTTTACAGCCGGTATTATGATGACTGCTGCCATGTTAGGTTTAATTCCGGAGTCATTAAATTATGGGGGAATATTGGAGGTATCCATTGGTTTATTCCTTGGGGTACTTATTTTAACTTCACTCGAAAGAGCCATTCCTCATATAGATTTGGAACATACCAAGAGTGGAATTAAATTTGATGAAAAAGCTATGCTTATTATTGCAGCAATAACCTTGCATAATATTCCAGAAGGCTTATCAGTAGGTGTTAGCTATGCTTCATCTGTTAGTGAGACTGGAAATTTAATTGCCTTTGCGATCGGTCTCCAAAATGCACCTGAAGGCTTTTTAGTTGCTCTTTTCTTAATAAATCAAAATATAAATCGTGGAAAAGCATTCTTAATTGCTACAGCAACTGGTGCGGTGGAAATAGTAGCATCACTACTTGGCTTTTATTTAACAAGCTTTGTTGCCTTTCTTGTACCGTATGGCTTAGCTTTTGCAGCAGGTGCAATGCTTTTTATCATCTACAAAGAGCTAATTCCAGAATCTCATGGAGATGGCAATGAACAATTTGCGACTTACTCCTTTATTGTTGGGATTCTTTGCATGGTTATCCTTATTAATAGTTTTTAA
- a CDS encoding MarR family winged helix-turn-helix transcriptional regulator, translating to MEKSKGIEESLKFFIVLSRAHRAFNDVVNKHISTFKLNPTEFAVLELLYHKGDQPLQQIGGKILLASGSITYVVDKLEQKGLLMRKACPNDRRVTHAQITDKGKELIEEIFPPHQEKIDEIVNVLSHEEKALVTELLKKVGYHANDLLKNEKH from the coding sequence TTGGAAAAATCAAAGGGAATTGAAGAGTCTTTAAAGTTTTTTATTGTGCTTTCGCGTGCCCATAGAGCATTTAACGATGTCGTTAATAAACATATATCAACATTTAAATTAAACCCAACTGAATTTGCTGTTTTAGAGCTTTTATACCACAAGGGAGATCAGCCTTTGCAGCAAATCGGTGGGAAAATTCTTTTGGCGAGTGGGAGTATCACATATGTAGTAGATAAGTTAGAGCAAAAGGGACTGCTTATGAGAAAGGCATGTCCTAACGACCGAAGAGTGACACATGCTCAAATAACAGATAAGGGAAAAGAACTGATTGAAGAGATTTTTCCCCCTCACCAAGAAAAAATTGATGAAATTGTAAACGTCTTATCTCATGAAGAAAAGGCGTTAGTGACAGAGCTTCTTAAAAAAGTTGGTTATCATGCTAATGATTTATTGAAAAATGAAAAGCATTAA
- the motB gene encoding flagellar motor protein MotB translates to MAKKKKHKHHDEHMDESWLVPYADLLTLVLALFIVLFAMSSVDAQKFQQVAKSLNAAFDGGTSVLEYPSPTPESELEDLNVQKDEASKEQLEAAQQKMEQENLQIIQEKINTYIKENNLQAKLGTTLTDEGLLVTLLNDIFFDSGSADIRVKDEKLAKELSDLLIMNPPRNIIVSGHTDDIPINNSEFDSNWHLSVMRAVNFMKILIENDKLDPKAFSAKGFGEYKPVATNDTNEGRQKNRRVEILILPYEQK, encoded by the coding sequence ATGGCTAAAAAGAAAAAGCATAAGCATCATGATGAACATATGGATGAATCATGGCTTGTCCCTTACGCCGATTTACTTACACTCGTTCTGGCACTTTTCATCGTGTTATTTGCGATGAGTTCAGTTGATGCGCAAAAATTTCAGCAAGTGGCGAAATCATTAAATGCAGCTTTCGATGGTGGAACAAGTGTATTGGAATACCCAAGCCCTACTCCTGAAAGCGAGTTAGAAGATCTTAATGTTCAAAAAGATGAAGCATCGAAAGAACAGCTAGAAGCTGCTCAGCAAAAAATGGAACAAGAAAACTTACAAATAATTCAAGAGAAAATCAACACGTACATTAAAGAAAATAACCTTCAAGCAAAGTTAGGTACAACTCTAACTGATGAAGGCTTACTTGTTACATTGCTTAATGATATCTTCTTTGACTCTGGAAGCGCAGATATTCGTGTGAAAGATGAAAAGCTCGCTAAAGAACTATCTGATCTTCTTATCATGAACCCACCTCGTAATATTATCGTGAGTGGTCATACAGATGATATACCAATTAATAACTCTGAATTTGATTCAAACTGGCATTTAAGTGTTATGCGTGCAGTTAATTTTATGAAAATATTGATTGAAAATGATAAATTGGATCCCAAAGCCTTCAGTGCTAAAGGATTTGGTGAGTATAAACCAGTTGCTACAAATGACACAAATGAAGGTCGTCAAAAAAACCGTCGTGTAGAAATTCTAATTCTGCCATACGAACAAAAATGA
- the motA gene encoding flagellar motor stator protein MotA: MDKTSLIGILLAIIAVGVGMFMKGVSPTVLINPAAILIILLGTAAAVVIAFPTSEIKKVPKLFGIIFKEQKTPTIQELIPLFSDWAQVARKEGLLALEAKLADVEDPFLKSGLLMAVDGQNAEFIRDVMSEEIEAMEERHQGSASIFTQAGTYAPTLGVLGAVVGLIAALSDMSDTDALGHAISAAFVATLMGIFTGYVLWHPFANKLKRKSKHEALVKQVMIEGVLSVLEGQAPKAIEQKLATYLPVTERNKLDAAVTGGESVNG, translated from the coding sequence ATGGATAAAACGTCATTAATAGGAATATTACTTGCAATTATCGCAGTAGGCGTTGGGATGTTTATGAAAGGTGTTAGTCCCACAGTATTAATTAACCCAGCAGCAATATTAATTATTCTTTTGGGTACAGCAGCGGCTGTAGTTATCGCTTTCCCAACTAGTGAAATTAAAAAGGTGCCTAAGCTTTTTGGCATTATCTTTAAAGAGCAAAAAACTCCTACAATTCAGGAATTAATCCCTTTATTCTCTGATTGGGCACAGGTTGCTCGTAAAGAGGGGTTACTTGCACTTGAAGCAAAACTTGCTGATGTTGAGGATCCTTTCTTAAAAAGTGGATTACTTATGGCAGTAGATGGTCAGAATGCCGAGTTTATTCGAGATGTGATGTCAGAAGAAATTGAAGCAATGGAAGAGCGACACCAAGGTTCAGCATCTATTTTCACTCAAGCTGGAACGTATGCACCAACACTTGGAGTACTTGGAGCAGTTGTAGGTTTAATTGCTGCCCTTTCCGACATGAGTGATACAGATGCATTAGGTCATGCAATTAGTGCCGCATTCGTTGCCACATTAATGGGTATTTTTACAGGATACGTATTATGGCATCCATTTGCTAATAAATTAAAGCGGAAATCAAAGCATGAAGCTCTAGTAAAACAGGTTATGATTGAAGGGGTACTTTCTGTTTTAGAGGGACAAGCACCAAAAGCAATCGAGCAAAAGCTAGCAACATATTTGCCAGTTACTGAAAGGAACAAATTAGACGCTGCTGTTACTGGAGGAGAGAGTGTAAATGGCTAA
- a CDS encoding potassium channel family protein, which translates to MFLIRFFMKVIHINNWILIFATLSLILASSYIVYYIEPETFTSPFEGLWWTMTTVATVGYGDVSPTTVNGKIFAMFLYIVGIGLMSIFIGKVIDFFSIRKRLKEEGKLKITTKNHILLINWTKKAAITLEELLKTFEHVRVVIVDENISKIPIQHERVEFVNGNPASIDVLDQANILSSKSIMVFSPDDVLTASQADGHTLLIASMIKGIEKEHNQHIYTICEVSNSNHIHAFNHVNVNEYITANDTAAHLAARSILFNGSSEIIRQLTSHEGYDLYSISKKSEWKTYQDASIALSAKGAILLSNGNDMSIISKLHQPIPSDAKLFIICDDETYFDIVS; encoded by the coding sequence ATGTTTTTAATTCGATTCTTTATGAAAGTCATACATATTAACAACTGGATACTTATTTTTGCAACATTATCGTTAATATTAGCAAGCAGCTATATTGTTTATTATATTGAACCAGAAACTTTCACAAGTCCTTTCGAAGGATTATGGTGGACAATGACGACCGTTGCAACGGTAGGTTATGGTGATGTTTCACCTACAACTGTAAACGGAAAAATTTTCGCTATGTTTCTGTACATTGTAGGAATTGGCTTAATGAGTATCTTCATTGGTAAAGTAATCGACTTCTTTAGTATCAGAAAACGCTTAAAGGAGGAAGGAAAATTGAAAATCACAACGAAGAACCACATTTTATTAATTAACTGGACAAAAAAAGCAGCCATTACTTTAGAAGAGCTTTTAAAGACTTTTGAGCATGTTCGAGTTGTCATTGTTGATGAAAACATTTCAAAAATCCCAATTCAACATGAACGGGTTGAATTTGTGAATGGAAACCCTGCAAGCATTGATGTTCTTGATCAAGCTAATATATTAAGTTCTAAATCCATTATGGTTTTTTCACCAGATGATGTTCTAACAGCTTCACAGGCAGATGGACATACATTATTAATCGCTTCTATGATAAAAGGAATTGAAAAAGAACATAATCAACATATTTATACGATTTGTGAAGTGTCCAATTCAAATCATATTCATGCATTCAACCATGTAAATGTGAACGAATATATTACAGCAAACGACACCGCTGCACATTTAGCCGCAAGGTCTATTTTGTTTAATGGTTCTAGTGAAATTATTCGTCAACTAACAAGTCATGAGGGATATGACCTTTATTCTATTTCAAAAAAATCAGAGTGGAAAACGTATCAAGATGCAAGCATTGCGTTGTCAGCAAAAGGGGCAATTCTTCTTTCCAACGGAAATGATATGTCCATCATAAGTAAGCTTCATCAACCTATTCCAAGCGATGCAAAATTGTTTATTATTTGTGACGATGAAACATATTTTGATATTGTTTCATAA